Proteins encoded in a region of the Uloborus diversus isolate 005 chromosome 1, Udiv.v.3.1, whole genome shotgun sequence genome:
- the LOC129224188 gene encoding uncharacterized protein LOC129224188, producing MKLLFCAGFLLAISAPILADPPCHMSELMGCVQIGIDWLHSLPPKSIPETEQDVDAMCTEITKAFDCAIKFRESCMTPLEKEVVLLVVEGALDLQKDFCTKGSASRGKYMTHSVCLNKVSHMEEIKTQIEYLLAVLENARNVKATDAVNYGCCGYRKFYNSFLKLTTDTCGKEAVDATQELISAAVAQLPDVACSGYTGEEDKCKAILPPEGSKPSSDANGTQFYKFIRDILKNWLD from the exons ATGAAGCTCCTTTTTTGTGCGGGATTTTTACTGG CGATATCAGCTCCCATTCTTGCCGATCCACCGTGCCATATGTCTGAATTGATGGGATGTGTACAAATTGGAATCGATTGGTTGCATTCACTCCCACCTAAGTCTATTCCAGAAACAGAACAAGATGTGGATGCTATGTGCAC agAAATTACAAAAGCTTTTGATTGTGCAATAAAGTTTAGAGAAAGTTGTATGACTCCGTTGGAAAAAGAAGTCGTCCTGTTAGTTGTCGAAGGTGCATTGGATCTTCAGAAAGACTTCTGCACGAAAGGATCTGCTTCAAGAGGAA aatATATGACTCACTCTGTATGTTTAAATAAAGTCTCGCATATGGAGgaaataaaaactcaaattgaGTATTTGTTAGCGGTTTTGGAAAACGCAAGAAATGTTAAAGCGACAGATGCTGTTAACTATGGATGCTg CGGATACCGAAAATTCTACAACTCATTCCTCAAGCTGACCACAGACACTTGCGGAAAAGAAGCTGTAGACGCAACCCAAGAGCTTATCAGTGCTGCTGTCGCTCAACTGCCAGACGTTGCATGCAGTGGGTACACGGGAGAGGAGGATAAATGCAAGGCCATCTTGCCCCCAGAAGGATCTAAACCATCTAGTGATGCCAACGGAACACAGTTTTATAAGTTCATAAGAGATATTCTCAAAAACTGGCTCGACTAG